A genome region from Setaria italica strain Yugu1 chromosome III, Setaria_italica_v2.0, whole genome shotgun sequence includes the following:
- the LOC101762801 gene encoding reticulon-like protein B11, with protein MATHPRSLHALLGGGAVADVLLWRRRNASAAAVVGATAVWFVFERAGYSLPSVLSNALLLLVAILFFWAKSASLLNRPLPPLPNLEVSDVVVEKAADRALIWINRVLAVGHDIAIKRDRKVFIQVILVLWVVSYVGMLFNFLTLIYIGMMLSLLVPPLYEKYQDHVDEKLGVAHSVLSRHIDTIMTRAGQSAKQKKNE; from the exons ATGGCCACCCACCCGCGATCTCTCCACgccctcctcggcggcggcgcag TCGCCGACGTGCtgctgtggcggcggaggaacgcctcggcggcggccgtggtgggCGCTACGGCGGTATGGTTCGTCTTCGAGCGCGCGGGCTACAGCCTCCCCTCGGTCCTGTCCAacgccctgctcctcctcgtcgccatcCTCTTCTTCTGGGCCAAGTCCGCGTCGCTGCTCAACAG GCCTCTTCCACCTCTTCCTAATCTAGAGGTTTCAGATGTGGTTGTCGAGAAAGCTGCAGATCGGGCTCTGATATGGATCAATAGGGTGCTGGCTGTTGGCCATGATATAGCCATCAAGAGAGATAGGAAAGTTTTTATACAG GTGATATTGGTTTTGTGGGTGGTTTCATATGTTGGAATGCTCTTCAACTTCCTTACACTCATTTACATTG ggATGATGCTTTCTCTGTTGGTTCCACCATTGTATGAGAAGTACCAGGATCATGTTGATGAAAAGCTCGGTGTAGCACACAGTGTACTATCAAGGCATATAGATACCATCATGACCAGGGCTGGGCAATCAGCCAAGCAGAAGAAGAACGAGTAA
- the LOC101763209 gene encoding uncharacterized protein At4g06744: MARGAVVPVPVAIRHAAVVAVLVLAAAHGALCGHVEFAAGVVARGGGNAPSVRPGANVTGAAGEPAPSPESSLVGCGCGPAPAPWQFLNYKLAALWPVIQAFKKTITCDPLGVTATWEGPDLCSSFFNGTKYRGFYCEYPPNANATLTVASIDFNGFGLCAPSLVGFVDQFPDLALFHANSNNFSGDVPDLTHLPFFYELDLSNNNFSGSFPDAVVPLGGLLFLDLRFNRYAGAVPPAVFALTVEALLLNNNGFDGRIPDSFGSTGAKYLVVANNQFTGPIPRSIYNTSATLSEVLFLNNRLSGCLPYEIGLVEGLAVFDAGGNEIAGPIPLSFGCLRDVEEINLAGNQLYGQVPDVVCLLAKTGKLQNLSLSDNFFHSVGHHCMELVRSRVLDVRRNCILGFPDQRPALECAAFYADPTKHCPFIPHIPCDLPGYHHYPPKAAHGHVQGQEGGN, encoded by the coding sequence ATGGCGAGGGGCGCAGTTGTGCCTGTCCCAGTTGCGATACGACATGCCGCGGTGGTAGCCGTGCTCGTGCTCGCCGCGGCGCACGGTGCTCTCTGCGGCCATGTCGAGTTCGCCGCCGGGGTcgtcgcgcgcggcggcggcaatgcgCCGTCGGTGCGGCCCGGCGCGAACGTCACGGGTGCGGCTGGTGAgccggccccgtcgccggagtcgTCGCTGGTGGGGTGCGGGTGCGgtccagcgccggcgccgtggcaGTTCCTGAACTACAAGCTGGCGGCGCTGTGGCCGGTGATCCAGGCGTTCAAGAAGACGATCACGTGCGACCCGCTGGGCGTGACGGCGACGTGGGAGGGCCCCGACCTCTGCAGCAGCTTCTTCAACGGCACCAAGTACAGGGGCTTCTACTGCGAGTACCCTCCCAACGCCAATGCCACGCTCACCGTGGCGTCCATCGACTTCAACGGCTTCGGCCTGTGCGCGCCGTCGCTGGTCGGGTTCGTGGACCAGTTCCCCGACCTGGCCCTGTTCCACGCCAACTCCAACAACTTCTCCGGCGACGTCCCGGACCTCACCCACCTGCCCTTCTTCTACGAGCTGGACCTCTCCAACAACAACTTCTCCGGGTCGTTCCCGGACGCCGTGGTGCCCCTCGGCGGGCTCCTCTTCCTCGACCTCCGCTTCAACCGGTACGCCGGCGCGGTGCCGCCGGCCGTGTTCGCGCTCACGGTGGAGGCGCTGTTACTCAACAACAACGGCTTCGACGGGCGCATCCCGGACAGCTTCGGGAGCACGGGCGCCAAGTACCTGGTGGTGGCCAACAACCAGTTCACGGGCCCGATCCCTCGCTCCATCTACAACACCTCGGCGACGCTGTCGGAGGTGCTGTTCCTCAACAACCGCCTCTCCGGGTGCCTCCCCTACGAGATCGGGCTGGTGGAGGGGCTCGCCGTGTTCGACGCCGGCGGCAACGAGATCGCGGGGCCCATCCCGCTGTCGTTCGGGTGCCTGCGCGACGTGGAGGAGATCAACCTCGCCGGGAACCAGCTGTACGGGCAGGTCCCCGACGTGGTGTGCCTGCTGGCCAAGACGGGGAAGCTGCAGAACCTGTCGCTGTCGGACAACTTCTTCCACTCGGTGGGGCACCACTGCATGGAGCTGGTGCGCAGCCGGGTCCTGGACGTGCGCCGCAACTGCATCCTCGGGTTCCCCGACCAGCGCCCGGCGCTCGAGTGCGCGGCCTTCTACGCCGATCCGACCAAGCACTGCCCATTCATCCCGCACATCCCCTGCGACCTGCCCGGCTACCACCACTACCCGCCTAAGGCCGCGCATGGCCATGTCCAAGGCCAAGAGGGTGGCAACTGA
- the LOC101763614 gene encoding oryzain beta chain — protein MALGRGLLAAAAAVLLLAATAVSAAPDMSIISYNEEHGARGLERTEAEARAMYDLWLAEHGRAYNALDEHDRRFRVFWDNLRFVDAHNARAGDHGYRLGMNQFADLTNDEFRAAYLGARLPARGDDRAAGERYRHDGVEALPENVDWRDKGAVAPVKNQGQCGSCWAFSAVSTVESINKLVTGEMVTLSEQELVECSTANSGCNGGLMDSAFDFIIKNGGIDTEDDYPYKAVDGKCDVNRRNAKVVSIDGFEDVPKNDEKSLQKAVAHQPVSVAIAAGGREFQLYKSGVFSGSCTTNLDHGVVAVGYGTENGKDYWIVRNSWGPNWGESGYIRMERNINAITGKCGIAMMASYPTKKGPNPPKPSPTPPTPPPPVAPDNVCDENYSCSAGSTCCCAFGFRNVCLVWGCCPIKGATCCKDHASCCPPDYPVCNIRAQTCSASKNSPLSVPALKRTLATLNTA, from the exons ATGGCTCTGGGCCGGggcctgctcgccgccgcggcggccgtcctcctcctcgccgccaccgccgtctccgcgGCCCCCGACATGTCCATCATCTCCTACAACGAGGAGCACGGCGCGCGGGGGCTGGAGCGGACGGAGGCCGAGGCCCGGGCCATGTACGACCTCTGGCTCGCCGAGCACGGCCGCGCCTACAACGCGCTCGACGAGCACGACCGCCGGTTCCGCGTGTTCTGGGACAACCTCCGCTTCGTCGACGCGCACAacgcccgcgccggcgaccACGGGTACCGCCTCGGCATGAACCAGTTCGCCGATCTGACCAACGACGAGTTCCGCGCCGCGTACCTCGGCGCCAGGCTCCCCGCCCGGGGGGAcgaccgcgccgccggggaGAGGTACCGCCACGACGGCGTCGAGGCGCTGCCGGAGAACGTCGACTGGAGGGACAAGGGGGCAGTTGCTCCCGTCAAGAACCAGGGGCAATGTG GAAGTTGTTGGGCTTTCTCTGCAGTAAGCACAGTTGAAAGCATTAACAAACTTGTTACTGGTGAGATGGTCACGTTGTCAGAGCAAGAACTTGTGGAGTGCTCGACCGCGAACAGTGGCTGCAATGGTGGTCTTATGGATTCAGCCTTTGATTTCATCATAAAGAACGGAGGCATCGACACTGAAGATGACTACCCTTACAAAGCTGTGGATGGCAAATGCGACGTAAACAGG AGAAATGCGAAGGTTGTCAGCATTGATGGCTTTGAAGATGTGCCAAAGAATGATGAGAAATCACTGCAGAAGGCGGTTGCTCACCAGCCAGTCAGCGTTGCTATCGCGGCCGgtggccgcgagttccagctcTACAAATCG GGTGTCTTCAGCGGAAGTTGCACCACAAACCTTGACCATGGTGTGGTTGCGGTCGGTTATGGCACCGAGAACGGCAAGGACTACTGGATTGTCCGCAACTCATGGGGTCCAAATTGGGGTGAGTCTGGGTACATCCGCATGGAGCGCAACATCAACGCCATCACTGGGAAGTGTGGAATTGCTATGATGGCATCTTACCCCACTAAGAAGGGCCCTAACCCTCCCAAGCCGTCTCCAACCCCTCCAACACCGCCTCCCCCAGTCGCCCCTGACAATGTCTGTGATGAGAACTACTCCTGTTCAGCGGGCAGCACCTGCTGCTGCGCTTTTGGCTTCAGGAACGTCTGCCTGGTCTGGGGTTGCTGCCCAATTAAAGGTGCCACGTGCTGCAAGGATCATGCCAGCTGCTGCCCGCCGGACTACCCTGTGTGCAACATCAGGGCTCAAACTTGCTCAGCG AGCAAGAACAGCCCACTGAGCGTGCCGGCCTTGAAGCGCACCCTCGCAACGCTGAACACCGCCTGA
- the LOC101764553 gene encoding OTU domain-containing protein 3 isoform X6 yields MVQKKKKATAPAKLRKPPKREAEKKLGKKADMTEFRAQLDSLGLKIVEVNADGNCFFRALGDQLEGSEEEHMKYRAMVVEYIVKHREDFEPFIEDEVPFEEYCDSMLKDGTWAGHMELQAASLLMRRNICIHMLNSPRWYINNFSGREAANMIHLSYHHGEHYNSVRLREDPCQGPAMQVLIKLQTDANISSTNNNAQTKAKDPKKSSHRSTYDQESVKLVMAGTGCSDASIAEHVLGEMDGDVDAAIEYMIAEQFAMGANDAEGDPYTDCALVDEFSKWHDENQAIDHKDEASCSSKDETVQKPKDSHSKEKSKTKDCSCGSTKKHKVSCSLATATPPGEPSRAKGVQGKGQKGKKQKKKEQKQAQAAQVRKKEQAQAAQVKEPRVASDLGALCI; encoded by the exons ATggttcagaagaagaagaaagcaacCGCGCCGGCCAAGCTCCGCAAGCCGCCGAAGCGCGAAGCG GAGAAGAAGCTCGGGAAGAAGGCTGACATGACGGAGTTCAGGGCGCAGCTGGACTCACTGGGGCTAAAGATAGTCGAAGTGAACGCAGATGGCAATTGCTTCTTCAG GGCACTGGGTGACCAGCTTGAGGGCAGCGAAGAAGAGCACATGAAGTACCGAGCAATGGTTGTGGAGTACATAGTG AAGCACCGTGAGGATTTTGAGCCATTTATCGAGGACGAAGTTCCGTTTGAAGAATATTGTGACTCTATGCTGAAGGATGGGACTTGGGCTGGACATATGGAGTTGCAAGCCGCTTCTCTTCTCATGAGAAGAAACATATGCATTCACATG CTTAACTCACCACGTTGGTACATAAACAACTTCTCTGGCCGTGAAGCTGCTAATATGATTCACTT GTCTTACCATCATGGCGAGCACTACAACAGTGTCAGGCTGAGAGAAGATCCATGTCAAGGTCCTGCAATGCAAGTTCTCATCAAG TTACAGACAGATGCCAACATATCTAGTACAAACAATAATGCCCAAACAAAAGCAAAGGACCCGAAGAAATCCTCACACAGATCAACCTATGATCAAGAATCAGTTAAATTGGTCATGGCTGGAACTGGATGTTCTGATGCTTCCATAGCTGAGCAC GTTTTGGGAGAAATGGACGGCGATGTTGATGCTGCTATTGAGTACATGATAGCGGAGCAATTTGCAATGGGTGCTAATGATGCAGAGGGAGACCCTTATACGGACTGTGCATTAG TAGATGAATTTTCCAAATGGCACGATGAGAACCAGGCGATCGATCACAAGGATGAAGCAAGTTGTTCTAGCAAAGATGAAACGGTTCAGAAACCAAAAGATTCACATTCTAAG GAAAAATCCAAAACCAAGGATTGTTCTTGTGGATCTACAAAGAAGCATAAGGTGTCTTGTAGTTTAGCCACGGCTACACCACCAGGAGAACCTTCAAG GGCCAAAGGTGTCCAAGGGAAAGGCCAGAAAGGGAAGaagcaaaagaagaaagaacaaAAACAAGCACAAGCAGCACAAGTCAGGAagaaagaacaagcacaagcagcacaagtcaaggagccTAGAGTTGCATCAGACCTAGGAGCTCTTTGCATATGA
- the LOC101764553 gene encoding OTU domain-containing protein 3 isoform X2, whose translation MVQKKKKATAPAKLRKPPKREAEKKLGKKADMTEFRAQLDSLGLKIVEVNADGNCFFRALGDQLEGSEEEHMKYRAMVVEYIVKHREDFEPFIEDEVPFEEYCDSMLKDGTWAGHMELQAASLLMRRNICIHMLNSPRWYINNFSGREAANMIHLSYHHGEHYNSVRLREDPCQGPAMQVLIKTDANISSTNNNAQTKAKDPKKSSHRSTYDQESVKLVMAGTGCSDASIAEHVLGEMDGDVDAAIEYMIAEQFAMGANDAEGDPYTDCALVDEFSKWHDENQAIDHKDEASCSSKDETVQKPKDSHSKEKSKTKDCSCGSTKKHKVSCSLATATPPGEPSRAKGVQGKGQKGKKQKKKEQKQAQAAQVRKKEQAQAAQVKEPRVASDLGALCI comes from the exons ATggttcagaagaagaagaaagcaacCGCGCCGGCCAAGCTCCGCAAGCCGCCGAAGCGCGAAGCG GAGAAGAAGCTCGGGAAGAAGGCTGACATGACGGAGTTCAGGGCGCAGCTGGACTCACTGGGGCTAAAGATAGTCGAAGTGAACGCAGATGGCAATTGCTTCTTCAG GGCACTGGGTGACCAGCTTGAGGGCAGCGAAGAAGAGCACATGAAGTACCGAGCAATGGTTGTGGAGTACATAGTG AAGCACCGTGAGGATTTTGAGCCATTTATCGAGGACGAAGTTCCGTTTGAAGAATATTGTGACTCTATGCTGAAGGATGGGACTTGGGCTGGACATATGGAGTTGCAAGCCGCTTCTCTTCTCATGAGAAGAAACATATGCATTCACATG CTTAACTCACCACGTTGGTACATAAACAACTTCTCTGGCCGTGAAGCTGCTAATATGATTCACTT GTCTTACCATCATGGCGAGCACTACAACAGTGTCAGGCTGAGAGAAGATCCATGTCAAGGTCCTGCAATGCAAGTTCTCATCAAG ACAGATGCCAACATATCTAGTACAAACAATAATGCCCAAACAAAAGCAAAGGACCCGAAGAAATCCTCACACAGATCAACCTATGATCAAGAATCAGTTAAATTGGTCATGGCTGGAACTGGATGTTCTGATGCTTCCATAGCTGAGCAC GTTTTGGGAGAAATGGACGGCGATGTTGATGCTGCTATTGAGTACATGATAGCGGAGCAATTTGCAATGGGTGCTAATGATGCAGAGGGAGACCCTTATACGGACTGTGCATTAG TAGATGAATTTTCCAAATGGCACGATGAGAACCAGGCGATCGATCACAAGGATGAAGCAAGTTGTTCTAGCAAAGATGAAACGGTTCAGAAACCAAAAGATTCACATTCTAAG GAAAAATCCAAAACCAAGGATTGTTCTTGTGGATCTACAAAGAAGCATAAGGTGTCTTGTAGTTTAGCCACGGCTACACCACCAGGAGAACCTTCAAG GGCCAAAGGTGTCCAAGGGAAAGGCCAGAAAGGGAAGaagcaaaagaagaaagaacaaAAACAAGCACAAGCAGCACAAGTCAGGAagaaagaacaagcacaagcagcacaagtcaaggagccTAGAGTTGCATCAGACCTAGGAGCTCTTTGCATATGA
- the LOC101764553 gene encoding OTU domain-containing protein 3 isoform X1, protein MVQKKKKATAPAKLRKPPKREAEKKLGKKADMTEFRAQLDSLGLKIVEVNADGNCFFRALGDQLEGSEEEHMKYRAMVVEYIVKHREDFEPFIEDEVPFEEYCDSMLKDGTWAGHMELQAASLLMRRNICIHMLNSPRWYINNFSGREAANMIHLSYHHGEHYNSVRLREDPCQGPAMQVLIKLQTDANISSTNNNAQTKAKDPKKSSHRSTYDQESVKLVMAGTGCSDASIAEHVLGEMDGDVDAAIEYMIAEQFAMGANDAEGDPYTDCALDEFSKWHDENQAIDHKDEASCSSKDETVQKPKDSHSKEKSKTKDCSCGSTKKHKVSCSLATATPPGEPSRAKGVQGKGQKGKKQKKKEQKQAQAAQVRKKEQAQAAQVKEPRVASDLGALCI, encoded by the exons ATggttcagaagaagaagaaagcaacCGCGCCGGCCAAGCTCCGCAAGCCGCCGAAGCGCGAAGCG GAGAAGAAGCTCGGGAAGAAGGCTGACATGACGGAGTTCAGGGCGCAGCTGGACTCACTGGGGCTAAAGATAGTCGAAGTGAACGCAGATGGCAATTGCTTCTTCAG GGCACTGGGTGACCAGCTTGAGGGCAGCGAAGAAGAGCACATGAAGTACCGAGCAATGGTTGTGGAGTACATAGTG AAGCACCGTGAGGATTTTGAGCCATTTATCGAGGACGAAGTTCCGTTTGAAGAATATTGTGACTCTATGCTGAAGGATGGGACTTGGGCTGGACATATGGAGTTGCAAGCCGCTTCTCTTCTCATGAGAAGAAACATATGCATTCACATG CTTAACTCACCACGTTGGTACATAAACAACTTCTCTGGCCGTGAAGCTGCTAATATGATTCACTT GTCTTACCATCATGGCGAGCACTACAACAGTGTCAGGCTGAGAGAAGATCCATGTCAAGGTCCTGCAATGCAAGTTCTCATCAAG TTACAGACAGATGCCAACATATCTAGTACAAACAATAATGCCCAAACAAAAGCAAAGGACCCGAAGAAATCCTCACACAGATCAACCTATGATCAAGAATCAGTTAAATTGGTCATGGCTGGAACTGGATGTTCTGATGCTTCCATAGCTGAGCAC GTTTTGGGAGAAATGGACGGCGATGTTGATGCTGCTATTGAGTACATGATAGCGGAGCAATTTGCAATGGGTGCTAATGATGCAGAGGGAGACCCTTATACGGACTGTGCATTAG ATGAATTTTCCAAATGGCACGATGAGAACCAGGCGATCGATCACAAGGATGAAGCAAGTTGTTCTAGCAAAGATGAAACGGTTCAGAAACCAAAAGATTCACATTCTAAG GAAAAATCCAAAACCAAGGATTGTTCTTGTGGATCTACAAAGAAGCATAAGGTGTCTTGTAGTTTAGCCACGGCTACACCACCAGGAGAACCTTCAAG GGCCAAAGGTGTCCAAGGGAAAGGCCAGAAAGGGAAGaagcaaaagaagaaagaacaaAAACAAGCACAAGCAGCACAAGTCAGGAagaaagaacaagcacaagcagcacaagtcaaggagccTAGAGTTGCATCAGACCTAGGAGCTCTTTGCATATGA
- the LOC101764553 gene encoding OTU domain-containing protein 3 isoform X3, with translation MVQKKKKATAPAKLRKPPKREAEKKLGKKADMTEFRAQLDSLGLKIVEVNADGNCFFRALGDQLEGSEEEHMKYRAMVVEYIVKHREDFEPFIEDEVPFEEYCDSMLKDGTWAGHMELQAASLLMRRNICIHMLNSPRWYINNFSGREAANMIHLSYHHGEHYNSVRLREDPCQGPAMQVLIKTDANISSTNNNAQTKAKDPKKSSHRSTYDQESVKLVMAGTGCSDASIAEHVLGEMDGDVDAAIEYMIAEQFAMGANDAEGDPYTDCALDEFSKWHDENQAIDHKDEASCSSKDETVQKPKDSHSKEKSKTKDCSCGSTKKHKVSCSLATATPPGEPSRAKGVQGKGQKGKKQKKKEQKQAQAAQVRKKEQAQAAQVKEPRVASDLGALCI, from the exons ATggttcagaagaagaagaaagcaacCGCGCCGGCCAAGCTCCGCAAGCCGCCGAAGCGCGAAGCG GAGAAGAAGCTCGGGAAGAAGGCTGACATGACGGAGTTCAGGGCGCAGCTGGACTCACTGGGGCTAAAGATAGTCGAAGTGAACGCAGATGGCAATTGCTTCTTCAG GGCACTGGGTGACCAGCTTGAGGGCAGCGAAGAAGAGCACATGAAGTACCGAGCAATGGTTGTGGAGTACATAGTG AAGCACCGTGAGGATTTTGAGCCATTTATCGAGGACGAAGTTCCGTTTGAAGAATATTGTGACTCTATGCTGAAGGATGGGACTTGGGCTGGACATATGGAGTTGCAAGCCGCTTCTCTTCTCATGAGAAGAAACATATGCATTCACATG CTTAACTCACCACGTTGGTACATAAACAACTTCTCTGGCCGTGAAGCTGCTAATATGATTCACTT GTCTTACCATCATGGCGAGCACTACAACAGTGTCAGGCTGAGAGAAGATCCATGTCAAGGTCCTGCAATGCAAGTTCTCATCAAG ACAGATGCCAACATATCTAGTACAAACAATAATGCCCAAACAAAAGCAAAGGACCCGAAGAAATCCTCACACAGATCAACCTATGATCAAGAATCAGTTAAATTGGTCATGGCTGGAACTGGATGTTCTGATGCTTCCATAGCTGAGCAC GTTTTGGGAGAAATGGACGGCGATGTTGATGCTGCTATTGAGTACATGATAGCGGAGCAATTTGCAATGGGTGCTAATGATGCAGAGGGAGACCCTTATACGGACTGTGCATTAG ATGAATTTTCCAAATGGCACGATGAGAACCAGGCGATCGATCACAAGGATGAAGCAAGTTGTTCTAGCAAAGATGAAACGGTTCAGAAACCAAAAGATTCACATTCTAAG GAAAAATCCAAAACCAAGGATTGTTCTTGTGGATCTACAAAGAAGCATAAGGTGTCTTGTAGTTTAGCCACGGCTACACCACCAGGAGAACCTTCAAG GGCCAAAGGTGTCCAAGGGAAAGGCCAGAAAGGGAAGaagcaaaagaagaaagaacaaAAACAAGCACAAGCAGCACAAGTCAGGAagaaagaacaagcacaagcagcacaagtcaaggagccTAGAGTTGCATCAGACCTAGGAGCTCTTTGCATATGA
- the LOC101764553 gene encoding OTU domain-containing protein 3 isoform X4, translating to MAIASSVCRALGDQLEGSEEEHMKYRAMVVEYIVKHREDFEPFIEDEVPFEEYCDSMLKDGTWAGHMELQAASLLMRRNICIHMLNSPRWYINNFSGREAANMIHLSYHHGEHYNSVRLREDPCQGPAMQVLIKLQTDANISSTNNNAQTKAKDPKKSSHRSTYDQESVKLVMAGTGCSDASIAEHVLGEMDGDVDAAIEYMIAEQFAMGANDAEGDPYTDCALVDEFSKWHDENQAIDHKDEASCSSKDETVQKPKDSHSKEKSKTKDCSCGSTKKHKVSCSLATATPPGEPSRAKGVQGKGQKGKKQKKKEQKQAQAAQVRKKEQAQAAQVKEPRVASDLGALCI from the exons ATGGCAATTGCTTCTTCAG TATGCAGGGCACTGGGTGACCAGCTTGAGGGCAGCGAAGAAGAGCACATGAAGTACCGAGCAATGGTTGTGGAGTACATAGTG AAGCACCGTGAGGATTTTGAGCCATTTATCGAGGACGAAGTTCCGTTTGAAGAATATTGTGACTCTATGCTGAAGGATGGGACTTGGGCTGGACATATGGAGTTGCAAGCCGCTTCTCTTCTCATGAGAAGAAACATATGCATTCACATG CTTAACTCACCACGTTGGTACATAAACAACTTCTCTGGCCGTGAAGCTGCTAATATGATTCACTT GTCTTACCATCATGGCGAGCACTACAACAGTGTCAGGCTGAGAGAAGATCCATGTCAAGGTCCTGCAATGCAAGTTCTCATCAAG TTACAGACAGATGCCAACATATCTAGTACAAACAATAATGCCCAAACAAAAGCAAAGGACCCGAAGAAATCCTCACACAGATCAACCTATGATCAAGAATCAGTTAAATTGGTCATGGCTGGAACTGGATGTTCTGATGCTTCCATAGCTGAGCAC GTTTTGGGAGAAATGGACGGCGATGTTGATGCTGCTATTGAGTACATGATAGCGGAGCAATTTGCAATGGGTGCTAATGATGCAGAGGGAGACCCTTATACGGACTGTGCATTAG TAGATGAATTTTCCAAATGGCACGATGAGAACCAGGCGATCGATCACAAGGATGAAGCAAGTTGTTCTAGCAAAGATGAAACGGTTCAGAAACCAAAAGATTCACATTCTAAG GAAAAATCCAAAACCAAGGATTGTTCTTGTGGATCTACAAAGAAGCATAAGGTGTCTTGTAGTTTAGCCACGGCTACACCACCAGGAGAACCTTCAAG GGCCAAAGGTGTCCAAGGGAAAGGCCAGAAAGGGAAGaagcaaaagaagaaagaacaaAAACAAGCACAAGCAGCACAAGTCAGGAagaaagaacaagcacaagcagcacaagtcaaggagccTAGAGTTGCATCAGACCTAGGAGCTCTTTGCATATGA
- the LOC101764553 gene encoding OTU domain-containing protein 3 isoform X5, with protein MKYRAMVVEYIVKHREDFEPFIEDEVPFEEYCDSMLKDGTWAGHMELQAASLLMRRNICIHMLNSPRWYINNFSGREAANMIHLSYHHGEHYNSVRLREDPCQGPAMQVLIKLQTDANISSTNNNAQTKAKDPKKSSHRSTYDQESVKLVMAGTGCSDASIAEHVLGEMDGDVDAAIEYMIAEQFAMGANDAEGDPYTDCALVDEFSKWHDENQAIDHKDEASCSSKDETVQKPKDSHSKEKSKTKDCSCGSTKKHKVSCSLATATPPGEPSRAKGVQGKGQKGKKQKKKEQKQAQAAQVRKKEQAQAAQVKEPRVASDLGALCI; from the exons ATGAAGTACCGAGCAATGGTTGTGGAGTACATAGTG AAGCACCGTGAGGATTTTGAGCCATTTATCGAGGACGAAGTTCCGTTTGAAGAATATTGTGACTCTATGCTGAAGGATGGGACTTGGGCTGGACATATGGAGTTGCAAGCCGCTTCTCTTCTCATGAGAAGAAACATATGCATTCACATG CTTAACTCACCACGTTGGTACATAAACAACTTCTCTGGCCGTGAAGCTGCTAATATGATTCACTT GTCTTACCATCATGGCGAGCACTACAACAGTGTCAGGCTGAGAGAAGATCCATGTCAAGGTCCTGCAATGCAAGTTCTCATCAAG TTACAGACAGATGCCAACATATCTAGTACAAACAATAATGCCCAAACAAAAGCAAAGGACCCGAAGAAATCCTCACACAGATCAACCTATGATCAAGAATCAGTTAAATTGGTCATGGCTGGAACTGGATGTTCTGATGCTTCCATAGCTGAGCAC GTTTTGGGAGAAATGGACGGCGATGTTGATGCTGCTATTGAGTACATGATAGCGGAGCAATTTGCAATGGGTGCTAATGATGCAGAGGGAGACCCTTATACGGACTGTGCATTAG TAGATGAATTTTCCAAATGGCACGATGAGAACCAGGCGATCGATCACAAGGATGAAGCAAGTTGTTCTAGCAAAGATGAAACGGTTCAGAAACCAAAAGATTCACATTCTAAG GAAAAATCCAAAACCAAGGATTGTTCTTGTGGATCTACAAAGAAGCATAAGGTGTCTTGTAGTTTAGCCACGGCTACACCACCAGGAGAACCTTCAAG GGCCAAAGGTGTCCAAGGGAAAGGCCAGAAAGGGAAGaagcaaaagaagaaagaacaaAAACAAGCACAAGCAGCACAAGTCAGGAagaaagaacaagcacaagcagcacaagtcaaggagccTAGAGTTGCATCAGACCTAGGAGCTCTTTGCATATGA